Part of the Chelmon rostratus isolate fCheRos1 chromosome 13, fCheRos1.pri, whole genome shotgun sequence genome is shown below.
TTCACACATTTAAATTGTAAAAGAGTTATATTTATAGCAtcttcttcctttgtttttcatcagaatCTGTATGTGAAGCACCAAGAGGAGGAAATTACAGTGGCTAAGCGTTCGCACCTGAGCTGTCCTATGTTGTAGTGACGCGTCTCTCCGTCAGTGGAGCGCATAACACACACGCTGtagcagggctgcaactgacgaagctccagcagcaccacGGCCAGGTAGTGGACAAACAGCTGGGAGTCCACGAGGGACACGGCAAACTGCACGATGCCATGGTAGTCCTCGTCCTGCTTAGACCACATCGCAGGTTTAATGGAAAGTTTGAGAGAACCACAAAGCTCTGATGCAGCCGCTTATCACTGTTCTACTATATCACACTTTCAAACCCACCTGAGCATCAAGGATCCGGACCCCGTAGAAGAGCCAATAAGACATGGTGAGCAGGAGCGTGAGAGTGGTGAGGAAGGCacggtacacacacactctgggcAGGCTGGCGCGACCCGTTCGGAGGAACAAGGCCCAGATGGCCaccaggaggatgaggagcttgaaggagatggagaggaagaggcccTCGCAGGCTGCGCCACAAGCCTGCAGCCTGTCGGGCCACATGACAGCCGGAAGGAGCAGGAAGACCAGCGGCGtggccaccaccaccagccccACACACAAGCCCACAGCCAGGGGAAGATAGCGGCGGAAGCCTTTGGTCCGGTCCTGTATTCCCTTCCCCAGTCCAACCACTTCCTCCTGGGAAATGCTCAGCTCTGAGGTGCCTGTCACTGCGGTGGTGGTTTCCCCCCAGTTATCATCCTGAAcgaggacagaaagaaaggtgAAGGAAGCATATAGTACAAGCCAACGATGTACGCATACAGTTGTTGCTGGATTGTCTATGTTGGTacataaaaacattacattcttttaaagctacattaattgttgtttttggcaATTTGGGGGCAGCAATTGTGACATGTGATCACCTTATTAAGTGAAGAGTTCCCTATTTGTACATCCAGAAAACATTTGGGTTTACATCAGTGTAAGTCCAGCAGTCaccaagcagcaacctctggGCTGTAAAATGAACGTGGAagtgcagttcctcaaatggccacttgatgCTGGCtgcaaaagtgagtcaatccaCATAGACCCCAATATTAAAAAGCCCAatttttacagcagaaaaaaaaacatgtttacttCATGGTACAAAAAACTGCTTTGTTCTCTGTAACTACAATTTCCCCATTTAGGACAACTGTAATCTTAATATAGCCCAGTCATCTAAATTGTATTTAGCCTTAAatttatgcataattatggacatggctgctttgagtgacagctagccgctaggtttccgcaaccaggcttcattcggcccGCCtccgctccacctctttgcccacaTTGGATTAATTTGGAGTTGGGCTGGTGTCAGGCTGTCACTGATCTTTACAATGGCTCCTAGTGATGaatctctgtgggtttgtctcCAAGAGCAATCCGTTTCACATTACACTGTTCTTTGACctattaaaaatataaaaacattggcATTGCCTTTAAATGGAATTGTTCAAcgctgtgagcaccacaaatgaaattctGTTCTACTGCTAGATACCACGGGGGTAAGAGGgatgtgtttattgttttgtaatTGTAAAATGGCTGACAAAACAGAGTAAAATTCATGAGAATCTGACAAATCCATGGATAAATATAAAGCCGAATCTGACAGGCAACAATGCCTCCATTATCCCATTTCACTTCGGTCTTTGCATGAGCAGTCAGCATGGATTTTATGCACCGTGCACACAGCGCTCCCTTAGTGCTATTTAGAGATGTCTGATTTTCCTGGAGTTTTTCCCTCATTATGACAGGCCTTTTCAAAGTCCCATTCAAGTAATATAGGATGACAGGTTGGGAAGTGCAGTAACGTTCACATTGGCAGGAAGATGCAAGATGAcatatgcaaatacacacacacacacacacacacacacacatagacacacactgaatgaaCAATAAAAGATGAAGCTTTCCAGGCCCATTACTACAAattacagacacatttttttcttcctcgcCAGCAGGGTCATTTTAAGCATAAATCTTTCTGACAACGATGCAGGGAGTATAAATTAATGACAAGTCTGCTCTGaagagacatttattttttgtgtgccTGTCATTAATTCAAGTAATTAGCCATTCATTGTCCCCCAGAGTGTCACTGTATTGTACATCTCTCCGACTACAACCAATCACAAGAGCcgcagctgcagagagatggatgagggCTGGAAAAATGACAAGccttcacacacatgtgcacaaaaacacacacctgagcacatcaaacagctgtgaagaTCCAAACCCAAGCCATATGGGCCTGATGAAGCTGTTGTGAAGCTAGACATTCAGACAGAAGAGTGTATGCCCACTGTAAACTGTGCAATCCCAGACTATTAACACGTTTATATAACTTTCTCAGATTAAATGAACCCTGCTGCTCGTTGTGGAATGTgaagtatgattttttttgcatgtttccaaTCTGGAAAACGCAGCATGAAGGTACATAAATATGAATTCTGCCCTTTTTTAATACCCGCAGCTAATTAAGTCAGCCATGCTGGAGGAGCGGCTGCCATCAGGAGCCGGAAGATGAATGAGTGtgagatgaggagagggagggaaagtgagagagggagggggcagcagTTAAAGGTGTGAGACAGAAGTAAATGAgtagagagaaaaaggagggcgGGGGATGCAGAAGCAGCATTTAATTCTGGGTATCTGCCTGCCAGGCTAATGCGCGTAGCCCGACGCCAGCTATTTAAGTGTAGTGTCAACTCCATTAAGTATCTGATCTCATTTCTATTCCTCTCACATCTCCCTTTCGCTCTTAAGCCAGATCTTTTAACCAGGTCCCAAGCTTTGGAACAGGGTCTGTGACCATTCAGCGTCCTTCTACActtcagagagagagcagaacaAGTGGGGATACAAAACAATATCCTGTTAAGCTTCAGTCTTATTAGCGGAAAGAGCAGCAGGCCAGACAATCTCCACTTCAGGACCATTTATTGGTTTGTAACATCACACAGTATTTATCAGCAGATAAAGTTTGCTCCGGTGTTACTTGTGAATATATTACAGTATGCATAAAATTGGAAAATGTGTAGTTTCTGCTCGATTTTGCTCCTCTGTCCATGCTTGTTTTACTCACCCAACAAATGACATTTAGTTGTTTGACAACAGAAAACTATGCAAATAAGAGCAGATAAATCTTGAGTTCGGCTGTATTTATACACAGTGTGGGTAACCATAGAGAtcctttcctgtgttttcctgaaaAATGACCTGAAAACACTGAGGTAGATGCACGTCATTTTCAACTATAGCTGATTTGGTGCAGCAGCCTTAACTGCGGCTTTTTTAAGGAAgtcattttgacatgtcacagtaggaaaatcccaggtgtaaataattcaatcattaaattaatgatggttgaattccatttagctgcttcagtttcagggtcccGGTATTGCTGGTTCACTGTCGCACTGTGATGGTTTACTGGGACACTTACATAGAACATAGACATTGTTAATGGTATTAGTAAGGCCTATTCTTTTCCAACTATTACAAGTCAGATTGAGATTTTAGACAGTTCAGATAAATGTGCACCCTGATGCTGATCTTCTGAATCAGACTCTAGTCAACATGCATCATCAACATCAATCTGAACATTTTATCCTCTATGAATTTCTCTGCTGAGACCAGCTTTCATGCTGACGTCTCATTTAGTGAGAGGAAGCAACACATCACCTCGGAGGCTAATACACTGCTAAAAACCAGCCTTGGAGCCTTGGTGGATTAATCCCAAAGATTATTGCTCCACTAATCAGGCCTGATCTCTACATACAGCAAAgcgaggagaaagagaaggtaactgagagagaatgaaacagagaagggttaaaggacagagagggagggagagggagctgcTGCTTGCTTGGCAGTCTTTTCATCTGGCAGAGGGTGAATATGGATTATGGTTAGGCCTGTTCCACCCTCACAAAGCACAACAACATACTGATTAGCACTGTTCACagacactcacaaacacacacaccgaacaGTCTGCCAACTGCAAAACACAATGGCTAAGCCCCACTGGCCTGGGTGGAGGTTAAAATGGCATTAACacactggtgtgtttgtgctggggAGCAGATTCGTGTCActgttgcatgtgtttgtgttcaaatgAGTCATAGGAGCGGcgggaagaaaaacaaatggcaTTAGTTGAAAGTGCctggcagggttttttttttttttactgtggtGGTTATTTTTACACCACATAAAAAAATGTGAGTGTAGCAGCTATGAATAAGCGTGTGTGCCCATCAATTCAGTGGAAAGGGCAAAAAAGCAAAGTGCAAAATGCCAAATCGAGAGTATGCGCCTCTCCCCATATGCTGTGGTGTTGCTAGTGCTAACATTGTGAATTGAAGCTGCTGCCTTCTGGCACAAATCAGCACGGACAGTCTCAGTAACAGACTTGGCGCTCTGTCTatgactcactcacacatgcacagaggcTGTGGTCCAAGACCGTATCCTTATGTCATAGGCATGCGTGTAAACATGGAGGATTATTCATATCAGCTTTCCTCAAAGTGGCGTTTGGCTGGATGCTACGGCTAATCTCAGTCTGTGAGAACGTCTTTCTGCACTGGAGCCTGTTAGtgttgcagcagctctgccatCTAACAGAGCTACTCCAAAAGGCTCAGCTCGGGCACACTTTGGTGGTTGCTCTGGTCGTGACGGCGCTGCTGCTGTGCCATTCGGACACATTTGTCTGGAGGGCTGAGGCAACACAATGGCAGATTACCTTACACTGCGGACAATGGACGTAAGATGCAAACCGACAATCACATGACATTGTGGAATGCGGCTGCCCAGCCAGAAGGGGATGCgcagcagaggcagcaaaaTAGGTCAGACTTCCCAGAAATGGCCAGGAAGTCTGAAGACATGTTCATGTCATAATCACATTAAATAACACTCTgtattactgtactgtacacactgtattAAATTATAACcacttcacagacacacacaagttttGACTTCTTTACTCTAACACATAACCCAACAGTACGaacacaatgacaaaatgcTCTCTTTTTACGATAGATTTCAAGTAGGTCAGAGAGCCTGTGACTGCAGCCCAAGGCAAAGCTCTCTCTGAAGTATAAtatctctttttccctcctttatttgtctttttctttctctttaactTCCATTGCAGTTTGCCTGATCATCTGCGTTGAAaggaatagtttaacatttttttgGAAATATACTAATTTATGTCTTGCTaagggttagatgagaagatcaataccagtCTCACATCTGCCCACTGAATATGAAActggagccaggagacagttagcttagcataagaactggaaacagctgaactggctctgtccaaagctaaaGAAAATGCTTACCAGCAGTGCTAAAGCTTACCAAGTGTTAAATGAgtctctgtttgtttaaaatatagaaaaaacaaaatttaaagtGACTGAATATCGCACATAACAGCccttaaaaccacaacttgttttggtttttgcacagattaaacaaataaactatGACCTattagctttagaggtgctggtgggtggatttattttatctttggAGTCTGACTGCCTCCCtgtctttatgcaaagctaacCCACTAACATCATATTTCACTGACAGTGTAATCAATGTTTTAATCTaattctctgcaagaaagccAATAAGCGTGTGTCCCTAAATGCCAAACCACTTcaataaataatgatgatgatttcaatGTGACTTTAATCCCTGCCGTGTTGACTTTGTTGAATGTCCGCTCTGTCTCTGAGCTGCATTATCACATCATTTTGCTTCCCTGCGCCTACTTAAAAACCTATTTCGCTTGCAGAGCTCAGCAAAATCAGCTTTATGGAATGACTGGTACCAATTTGCTCTGCTTTCAAAGCCACCAGGGATGGCAGTTATACCCAGtatcacacgcacacacacacacacacacacacatacacacacacacacaccgtacCATGGAGCTGTCCTTACAAATCCATCCAGGCCTAAAAGAGGGATGCTAATCCTCTGACCTATTTGATCCCTTGTCACCATTGTTATTATGTGTCAGGCGTTGTGCCAATGGGCAGCCAGCTGTGTGAGGACGAGTTTATAGGGTCATGGTGCAGAGTTCATCGAAGGATTACTGGGCCTTCTGATTTAAAAGAATAAACCACTTCCCTAAACAACAGCCTGCATTCCTTCATGGTTTAGACGTcccatttttttcacatgtaaCAGTATCGCGTTACTCCAATGCACACTTCCATGAAAAATACCTGGGCGTCATCTCCATGATCTGCTGTTGGTGTGGGTTCTCCTGGCAGCGGCTCTCCATTATGAACGGGGGACTCCTGGGAGGGGGTGTCAGGGGGGTTGATGACGACGGACCTCTCGGAGCGActgctgtctttgctgctgctggccttGTGCCGCTCACGGCTTCGATCCCtggaggcaaacaaacacacaacgaCCATGAAGAACGGTCCAAgaggaatacacacacacataaatgtgaGATCAGAAACATGCTCACTCAGTCACATACTCATGTGCTCATATACTcgttattattttattgattcatGGTTTAGTCGgtaaaatgtcagtaaataGTTAACAATTTGCCAGAGCCCAAGCTGACTGAATTTCCTATTCCGTCCCAGCAGTAGTAGTAAGTAATTAATTACTAAAGAAAATCAGGAAATTCTCATAttaatgtttgccatttttactTGATAAATTACGAAagaatcaataatcaatcatcGATCAAAGTAATAAGAATTGACTTATCATTTCACGATCTAAACTCATGCATACAACCAAAACTAAGGACAACAAAGGACTCAAACACTgatacactcacacaaaaagAGCTGAAGCAGGCTGTTAATCAATCAATTGGCAGAAAATGTATTGGCAACCATTTAAATAAACTTTTTATCCTTAAAATCATTTCTGAAGCAAAAATGATCTGGTTCCACCTTCTCAAAAGCGTGCTTAAaatatgctgcttttctttgacttttatgatgctgaatatctttggggtttGGACTATCTGTGTGACAAATACATCTGAAGATGTAACCGTGAACTCGTAGGCCAAATGGTTGATCAGTACATAGGTTCAATAATAGGCAGATTATTCAATAATTCAAATAGTTGCtagttgcagctctacattgcaaaaaaaaaaaagctggtggAAAGGAAGAGTAATGAATATTTCAGCAGGCAAACACAGGCGTAAGGAATCGACAGGAATCAGAATCAAAAGACTCTCTCGTTCGCAGTGAAATAGGTTAGAGGCACTCAGCCATGACGACCCTAATCCACAAACTCTGTCCGTCTCAATCTCTGGCTCCTTCCTTCTGTGTCCCTCTCTTAGTCCCTCATCTGATTTATTTGGCTACAACCAACATGTGGCGCGCTCAAAACgcaagacaaacacaacaaactcagCGTGCACTGAAGGCACGGTACGGGAGCCAGCAGACATTCGTGTCACAGGCAGGGAGATGGACAGATATTGGGCGGAGAAGCTGACAgtcagatgacagacaggaaacgTACCCATGCCGGTTTGATCTCCCGGAGCGGCTGGAGTGATAGGAGTAGCCCGAGTGGGTCGACTCGGTGTCCATCCCGGCGCGGTTCAGAGCTGGCGATTGGCCAGGGGGATGAGGAGAGACTCGTCGTGTGGCGGAGAGGGTAAGTTGGCAGCAGtgctcaggaggaggaggagtgggttGCTATAGAGACGGGCCTCAGGAATCCACGACGACTGACAGCTACTCCAGAGAGCCGCTTTAGTAGCCACATTGACCTGGATAGGTAGAGGGATGCATTAAAAATTGCTTTCAAACAAATAACGAATGAGGGCAATATATTTCTCTATATGTATATTAAATGAGGGCAGAACAACCAGTAATCAATATATTTGGGTCATCATTCAATTTTATTATCTATAGGCCTGGGAGGATATGTAGAGATTATCATGTAGGATTATCTATCATTAATGTATAAAGCAGGCAGGTTTATTCCTGCCTAcctttgtttctcctctctctaaCAGCTACATATAGCAGGCTAAGTCTGAACTTGgcaaaactgcatttttgtACTCTGCAGCCTGAGCATGGAATCATTTACAAGACAAACTTTATATGGAAACACTGCCTCAAAATGAGGCACTAAAACACCACATTCAAAACATGCTTCTTGGAGAATGTGACCGTTTAAGTAGACAGGCTCTCTCCTTCATGCCTCTCAAATCaattctgtgtttctttttcttatgTCACAGTGTCTCAACACTGCCATTTTGGCCAGGTAAATGTAACAGTGCATCTCTGGAGACCTGCTGGTTAAATGtaggttaaataaaaaaatgagtAGAGGTTGTGATAGTGAATGTGTTTCAGACTGCCACATGTGAAACAATACATTACCTACTTTTACCAGATGCCTGATAGAAAGCCATGATTTTAGAAATGCTGAAACCAGAGCCAGGATTGCCGTTCTGCGGGGTAAATGCTTTGGactttttgtatatatttatttatgaattaatttgttttggCATAAAGGCAGTCAGATGCAAACGCAATTAGTCCAAGAAATACTGAAATCCATCATAAAATGCTCAGCATATGCAAGATTTTAATTGTGGAAATTTAAATTCCCATCAGATTACTAAAACCAATACATCCACACaatgaatagaaaaataaataaaagaaggaaatgatccttgtgtttctcttttttaaacaaatgaagtCACAGTTTTCTGCCAACGTGAACTCTCCATCCTGTCACTCCCGTTTAAGTCATCATGAGGTCAGACCGAAGCTATCAGACTCACTTCCTGAGCCCTAATGTACGCTGCGTGATGCATGGGGGTGTCTTAGTGCTCCACCATGCATGACCGTTCATTTAGACCTcaatctcctctctgtctgcctcccagCTGTTGTCTGACAACCACCTGCCAATCACCATCCCCAGGCCCAGTCTCATTTTACTAACCGGGATTATCCCCCCCCCGTCACTTGCAGGCTATTTGCTGTCTCTGTAGCCAATGGTGCATACAAACAGTTAAATAGCCCATTCAGCATATTAGGATGTGAGTCTGCACGGCGACGAGCAGATCATGCTCTGGAAATGATGGTTAGACACTGCAGCTGATTCCCATTAAGATGGGCCTGAAcgcttttctctccttccattaggcatcatgggaaatgtgtCCGGCGCATATGAGAGACTGCAGATTTTCGATTAAGGTTTGTGGTACAATGCATATAAATTATGTAATAACAACACCACTGGTTGTCTGTAGGATTATGGAAACTAGCATTTGTATTATCTCTCATGCCTGTGTAGCAACCTTCTATCATCCGGGGTGTGAAATGATGCTGGGGAGACGAAAAGCACAGTTTCTCTGGGAGCCTGCAGCCACTTGTGCTGTTGAAAGCAGGGGAACATATGTCTAACAAGGCAGAGCTGCATACATGCAGGACTTCAATAAATATTGTAATACTACAACACAGCGCTCGCAGCATCAAAGCTCACGCCGCGGCATCAAATTTTAAACAGAGCAAAGTCACATCTCATCCACCCACATCTGGAGCGTCCACTGTTGCCTAGGCAACACCGGAGGCCCCATCTAGCGGCAATAATCAATCACCCCTGCTGCGAGTAAATTTGTGTGATACActtatgtgtgtgcacgagAGTGAGGGTGGGGGTTAGCGCGGTGAGAGGGCACGAAGAGCAAACAATGGCCTCTCATCGCACCCGGCACCCGTGTGCTTAAATGAATAAGCCTACGAGTTGAATAAAAGCTGTTAACCCCCAGCGTGCTGATCTCTGAGCGCGTGGCAGTGCTATGTGGGCCAAGATGATCCCTCTGAGAAGCCACTCATCCACGAGACGAGCATGAAGAGGCATAGAGAACCAGGCCATGTGGAAAATCGCAGCCACGGGGTAAAAAAAACTATCAGTTACAAGACCAACGGATAACTATGAATAAAGCATGCGGGCGTAACAACGTGCGTTAGAGACGTGCGGCTGCCTGCTCGCTCTGGtccacccccccaaaaaattcAGTTGTCCTCTGACAGGGGCTCTGTGTGGAAAATGGATTCTCTAGTGAAGCGTTGCTTCACCGCAAACCGTTCTGGTTGGCTGCACCGAGAAGGGATTCACGAGGGCAGAAAGTGACactaatgtaaaacaaatactCATTAACGTGTTTGTTTAGTGGATGGAGGCTGTTGCACAGCAGGAGCTACTGTAATTACAAGAGGTACAGGCACATGTGCTGCTATggacccatttttttttttagatttactCCAAAGAGAGAATATAAACAGATTGCGCTATTGCAACAAACACGTGCCGGTCTCCATGGTTAGAGCTGTAACACCTGATAGGTCAGGTTGCTTGCAGAACAGAGAGTGTGGGGTTTTTAGTTTAACGTCCCTGCCTGCAAAGACTGCGACCTCCAATCTGGGCAGGGACAGACAGGTGTGGAATTTTAATGCTCCATTAAAGTGTCCGATGCAGCGTTGGCAGCCTCAACGGTGTGCTGAGGTCTGGTCATCCTGGCATCTGTGCTCTCCCTCACA
Proteins encoded:
- the LOC121616156 gene encoding vang-like protein 1; protein product: MDTESTHSGYSYHSSRSGRSNRHGDRSRERHKASSSKDSSRSERSVVINPPDTPSQESPVHNGEPLPGEPTPTADHGDDAQDDNWGETTTAVTGTSELSISQEEVVGLGKGIQDRTKGFRRYLPLAVGLCVGLVVVATPLVFLLLPAVMWPDRLQACGAACEGLFLSISFKLLILLVAIWALFLRTGRASLPRVCVYRAFLTTLTLLLTMSYWLFYGVRILDAQDEDYHGIVQFAVSLVDSQLFVHYLAVVLLELRQLQPCYSVCVMRSTDGETRHYNIGQLSIQRAALSILEYYYRDFPLHNPALLSASKHRAAKHLAGLKVYNVDASGSTAGAQPVNGNQSRAMVTAAGKRKDTAHSELYYEEADYERRVRKRRARLVVAVEEAFTHVRRMKKEDERATPSDIMDVREAALAIFPSMARALQKYLRTTRRQHCHSMESIQKHLAFCLINNMSPKAFLEAYLAPGPTLQYGPERWMADQWTLVSEASVTGGIKEGTEFLLRCLDFSLAVTVKSIPYIRLTEEYIDPKSHKFLLLLQSETSV